In a genomic window of Synergistes jonesii:
- a CDS encoding BCCT family transporter, with product MSYIDPGARGLHRISYTTNWYLVSVVTFYIFFMIYIAFSRYGKVKLGPDNSVPEFSTFSWLAMLFSAGMGSGLVFFGAAEPAYHFLCPPLGVTPGSPQAADLSMQLSFLHWGCHPWSIYGITAMVIGYFSMRKNKPALIGNFVEPLFKNEKTALCCSHFVDSWMVFLTVAGIASSLGIASSQMGAGIARFFNVSNNLWFAEISLAIMSVVYISTAVIGLKRGIKVIADINVYLSIIICAFLFLFGPTLGIIQTFITSLGTYVANLPDWTLRVSPWDTDFDLWQRGWTVLYWLWWLSWGPLCGVFFARVSYGRTMRELVAGSLLIPPLGSFAWMTIFGGASISVLFKTPNCALADSSVNNMSMALWDLMGMFPFTTITTVMCFILVATFLITSANSGTFVVGMLSSNGNINPSKQRLFIWGSLMAVISAITLFAGDFRGIQKLAGIISFPYSIMTLFMAYALVKAMKEEFNGKENNL from the coding sequence ATGTCTTACATCGATCCAGGGGCAAGGGGTTTACACAGAATAAGTTACACTACCAACTGGTATCTTGTATCAGTCGTCACGTTTTACATATTTTTTATGATCTATATCGCGTTTTCAAGATATGGAAAGGTAAAACTCGGCCCAGACAATTCCGTACCTGAATTTAGTACATTTTCCTGGCTGGCAATGCTTTTTTCAGCAGGCATGGGCAGCGGGCTTGTCTTCTTTGGAGCCGCGGAGCCCGCCTATCATTTCCTCTGCCCGCCTCTTGGCGTCACGCCTGGTTCTCCACAGGCGGCAGATCTGTCGATGCAGCTCAGTTTCCTTCACTGGGGCTGCCATCCCTGGAGTATATATGGGATAACCGCGATGGTTATCGGATACTTCAGTATGAGGAAAAATAAACCAGCGCTCATTGGAAACTTTGTAGAGCCTCTGTTTAAAAACGAGAAAACGGCACTTTGTTGTTCTCATTTTGTAGATTCATGGATGGTTTTCCTGACTGTTGCTGGTATCGCTTCCTCGCTTGGTATAGCCTCTTCGCAGATGGGGGCTGGTATTGCCCGTTTCTTTAATGTTTCCAATAATCTATGGTTCGCTGAAATCTCTCTTGCAATTATGTCGGTCGTCTACATTAGCACGGCCGTGATCGGATTAAAAAGAGGAATCAAAGTTATTGCCGACATCAACGTTTACCTTTCAATAATTATATGTGCTTTCCTGTTTTTGTTCGGGCCTACGCTGGGAATAATACAGACATTCATAACGTCGCTTGGCACCTACGTAGCAAATCTTCCTGACTGGACGCTTCGCGTGAGCCCGTGGGATACTGATTTTGACTTATGGCAGCGTGGATGGACAGTTCTTTACTGGTTATGGTGGCTTTCGTGGGGGCCACTCTGCGGTGTCTTCTTTGCGCGAGTATCTTACGGAAGGACAATGAGAGAGCTCGTGGCCGGTTCTCTGCTTATTCCTCCGCTCGGCAGCTTTGCATGGATGACAATATTCGGGGGAGCCTCCATCTCGGTGCTATTTAAGACCCCTAATTGCGCTTTAGCCGATTCTTCAGTGAACAATATGTCAATGGCGCTCTGGGATCTTATGGGCATGTTTCCATTCACGACGATTACCACTGTTATGTGTTTTATTCTGGTAGCTACATTCCTGATAACATCTGCCAACTCTGGAACTTTTGTCGTTGGGATGTTGTCAAGCAACGGCAACATCAATCCGTCTAAGCAGAGACTTTTTATATGGGGATCCCTTATGGCTGTAATATCCGCTATCACCCTTTTCGCAGGTGACTTCAGAGGGATACAGAAATTGGCTGGAATTATCTCGTTTCCTTACTCTATAATGACGCTCTTCATGGCCTATGCACTGGTGAAAGCGATGAAAGAGGAATTTAATGGAAAAGAGAATAATTTATAG
- a CDS encoding IS256 family transposase: GLWVGGNESAKYWVGVLNEIRNRGTEDIFIISVDGLTGFADAISAVYPKAEVQRCIVHQIRYTTKFVSYKDIKAFMNDLKGVYQAPTLEQAEEGLDRLEEKWGSKYPSSVASWRNNWPQLSAYFKYPYELRRMIYTTNQIENYNRQLRKVTKTRTIFPSDDALLKLLYLATMDITEKWTGRDRDWSKILSQLCIYFEERIEPGDLE; the protein is encoded by the coding sequence TTGGCCTGTGGGTCGGCGGAAATGAGAGCGCCAAGTACTGGGTCGGTGTCCTTAACGAGATCCGTAATCGCGGTACCGAAGATATTTTCATTATCTCCGTCGACGGCCTGACAGGCTTTGCAGATGCGATAAGCGCCGTATATCCCAAGGCCGAAGTCCAGCGCTGCATCGTCCATCAGATCCGTTACACGACAAAATTCGTCTCTTACAAGGACATTAAGGCTTTTATGAATGATTTGAAGGGTGTCTATCAGGCTCCTACACTGGAGCAGGCCGAGGAAGGGCTTGACAGACTTGAAGAGAAGTGGGGCTCGAAATACCCGTCTTCGGTAGCGAGCTGGCGGAACAACTGGCCTCAGTTATCCGCTTATTTCAAGTATCCCTATGAGCTGCGCCGGATGATCTATACGACAAACCAGATCGAGAACTACAACCGGCAGCTCAGGAAAGTGACAAAAACACGTACGATCTTCCCCTCAGACGACGCCCTTCTCAAGCTCCTTTATCTTGCGACGATGGACATCACTGAAAAGTGGACCGGCAGGGACAGGGACTGGAGTAAAATTCTGTCACAGCTGTGCATTTACTTTGAGGAACGCATAGAACCCGGAGATCTGGAATAG